A genomic region of Streptosporangium lutulentum contains the following coding sequences:
- a CDS encoding DUF4244 domain-containing protein, whose product MGRVSTGRTGDDRLWWLRARWASLTTGPHRDRGMSTAEYAVGTIAACAFAAILFKVVTSSEVQQLITGLINRALNVAG is encoded by the coding sequence ATGGGTCGAGTGAGCACCGGCCGCACCGGGGATGACCGGCTGTGGTGGTTGCGGGCCCGCTGGGCGTCGCTGACCACCGGTCCGCACCGCGACCGGGGCATGTCCACCGCCGAATACGCGGTCGGCACGATCGCCGCCTGCGCCTTCGCGGCCATCCTGTTCAAGGTGGTGACGAGCTCCGAGGTTCAGCAACTGATCACGGGGCTGATCAACCGGGCCTTGAACGTGGCTGGTTGA
- a CDS encoding type II secretion system F family protein codes for MVAFAAGLMAYLAVGGTPGAIVGAIGFGVVLVIVRRRESPELRRQRARVMADLPLAADLMVACLRAGQPISGAIGVTVEAIGGPLGDRLAWVNGQLRLGAAPESAWQVLASERSLAPLARTMSRAALSGAPVADVLTRLADDSRQAARAASSAAAQRVGVQAVAPLGLCFLPAFVFLGIIPVVAGLAGEVLLP; via the coding sequence ATGGTGGCGTTCGCCGCCGGACTGATGGCGTATCTGGCCGTCGGCGGAACGCCTGGAGCCATCGTGGGGGCAATCGGGTTCGGGGTCGTGTTGGTGATCGTGCGAAGGCGGGAGTCGCCCGAGCTTCGGCGGCAACGTGCTCGGGTGATGGCGGATTTGCCGCTGGCAGCCGATCTCATGGTCGCCTGCCTGCGTGCGGGACAGCCGATCAGCGGGGCCATCGGTGTCACGGTGGAGGCGATCGGCGGGCCACTCGGCGACCGGTTGGCCTGGGTGAACGGACAGCTGAGACTGGGCGCCGCGCCGGAGAGCGCCTGGCAGGTTCTCGCATCCGAACGCTCACTCGCTCCCCTGGCACGCACGATGAGCCGGGCCGCGCTCAGCGGAGCCCCGGTGGCCGATGTTCTCACCAGACTGGCCGATGACTCCCGCCAGGCCGCTCGCGCCGCATCGTCGGCGGCTGCTCAGCGGGTGGGGGTTCAGGCTGTCGCCCCGCTGGGCCTCTGCTTCTTGCCGGCCTTCGTCTTTCTCGGAATCATCCCCGTCGTGGCCGGTCTCGCCGGAGAGGTGCTGCTTCCCTGA
- a CDS encoding cold-shock protein has protein sequence MTEGTVKWFNAEKGFGFIAPDDGSADVFVHFSAITTGGYRSLEENQRVVFETTRGPKGPQAEQVTAL, from the coding sequence TTGACTGAAGGCACCGTGAAATGGTTCAACGCCGAAAAGGGCTTCGGATTCATCGCCCCCGACGACGGTAGTGCAGACGTGTTCGTGCACTTCTCGGCGATTACCACCGGTGGCTACCGCAGCCTGGAGGAGAACCAGCGCGTCGTGTTCGAGACGACGCGTGGCCCCAAGGGCCCGCAGGCCGAGCAGGTCACCGCGCTGTAA
- a CDS encoding type II secretion system F family protein: MMALVLAALAVWLWTGPDPGTARLRWMRTRHHRLGESRSLRERFTGRSRPSKRMRAWRTASIELCQAFSAELAAGRTAGEALVRAVPAVEFPDPVVLRPLIAAARDGGDVPAALLAVAPERGGEAFRRLAACWRVSMTAGAGLAVLVDRVADSLREAQVHRQDVAAQLAGPRATARLLAGLPVLGLLMAAGLGMRPLHFLLGSPAGAGCLILGLALDACGLWWTHRLVTRAEET, encoded by the coding sequence ATGATGGCCCTGGTCCTAGCCGCTCTGGCGGTGTGGCTGTGGACGGGCCCCGATCCCGGTACGGCCCGGTTGCGATGGATGCGGACACGGCATCACCGCTTGGGTGAATCGCGTTCTCTACGTGAGAGGTTCACCGGCCGCTCCCGGCCTTCCAAACGCATGCGGGCTTGGCGGACCGCGTCGATCGAGCTGTGTCAGGCGTTCTCGGCCGAACTGGCGGCCGGCCGGACGGCCGGTGAGGCACTCGTACGGGCAGTGCCCGCCGTGGAGTTTCCCGATCCGGTGGTGCTGCGCCCGCTGATCGCGGCAGCGAGGGACGGTGGTGACGTCCCCGCCGCCTTACTCGCCGTGGCCCCGGAGCGCGGCGGTGAGGCCTTCCGCCGGTTGGCCGCCTGCTGGAGGGTGAGCATGACCGCAGGGGCGGGCCTGGCCGTTCTCGTCGACCGCGTAGCCGATTCGCTCAGGGAGGCTCAGGTCCACCGCCAGGACGTCGCCGCCCAACTGGCCGGTCCTCGCGCCACCGCCCGTCTCCTGGCGGGGCTGCCGGTGCTGGGCCTGCTGATGGCGGCTGGGCTCGGCATGCGACCGCTGCACTTCCTGCTCGGCAGCCCGGCAGGGGCGGGCTGCCTGATCCTGGGCCTCGCACTCGACGCCTGCGGCCTGTGGTGGACCCACCGCCTGGTCACCCGTGCGGAGGAGACCTGA
- a CDS encoding Rv3654c family TadE-like protein, producing the protein MENRPERMWAGDRAAGDRAERERGSATIWMVGLMTLIFVVATAVAFAGMARVARHRAQSAADLSALAAARLAFADPNRGCAEASTLAVGNGAKITRCSIDGGGIAAIQVAVRFLLPLAGGVTVMADARAGPVHISDLAG; encoded by the coding sequence ATGGAGAACAGGCCGGAGCGGATGTGGGCCGGAGACAGGGCGGCCGGAGACAGGGCGGAGAGAGAGCGGGGTTCGGCCACGATCTGGATGGTCGGGCTCATGACGTTGATCTTTGTGGTGGCGACGGCGGTCGCCTTCGCCGGTATGGCCAGGGTGGCGCGCCACCGAGCGCAGAGCGCCGCCGATCTGAGCGCGCTCGCCGCCGCGCGGCTGGCCTTCGCCGATCCGAACCGCGGCTGCGCGGAGGCTTCCACGCTTGCCGTGGGCAACGGAGCGAAGATCACACGCTGTTCCATCGACGGCGGGGGCATCGCCGCCATCCAGGTGGCCGTGCGGTTTTTGTTACCCCTGGCGGGCGGTGTGACGGTCATGGCCGACGCGCGCGCCGGGCCTGTCCACATCTCCGATCTGGCCGGTTGA
- a CDS encoding TadE family type IV pilus minor pilin, translating into MTVETAAVLPALMVVLAAGLWAVAAVEAQLECVDAARAGARAASRGEALERVRGGVLAVAPAGARVVVTRSAEIARVEVSVSVRPRWGASLPSVTVRAAAMSATEPGVMSAAEPNGE; encoded by the coding sequence GTGACCGTGGAGACCGCCGCGGTGCTGCCCGCCCTCATGGTGGTGCTGGCAGCCGGGCTGTGGGCCGTGGCGGCGGTCGAGGCGCAGCTCGAATGTGTGGACGCGGCCCGGGCGGGCGCTCGGGCCGCCTCACGCGGTGAAGCGCTGGAGCGGGTCCGGGGCGGCGTTCTCGCCGTCGCTCCGGCAGGTGCGCGAGTTGTGGTGACCAGGAGTGCGGAGATCGCCCGGGTGGAGGTGTCCGTAAGCGTCAGACCTCGCTGGGGCGCCTCGCTTCCGAGCGTCACTGTTCGCGCGGCCGCGATGTCCGCCACCGAACCCGGCGTGATGTCCGCCGCCGAACCCAACGGGGAGTGA
- a CDS encoding tyrosine-type recombinase/integrase, producing the protein MGRLVATGDPWEPFQLLDRGGAVVEPVAAFLRELQAQDLSESTLRSYGNDLLLWWRWLAAVEVPWNQVTPAEGRDFARWMQIADKPTRTHWRHRDGSPDGADRRGRGSATSRAGEVNPQTGKAQPGTKFAPSSRAHAETVLRRFYDFQLEAGTGPIVNPFPLDRLRRAGRANAHHNPMEPFRRERVGRYRPKLPARIPKRVPDDQFNKIFAGLKYHRDRALVAFWVSTGARAEELLDSFQDDVDPGEQVISVTRKGSRATQLLPASPDAFVWLRLYQEEIWRKGAARGRRQPLWVTLRRPFRPLTYPAARAMFARAQELLGSNWTIHDLRHSAAWRMSQDPNMPISDVQWILGHASLSTTQLYITPSQDEVIAHALAHHDRRRQQKPVSVTPPAVSYNPRSLDILFGRDT; encoded by the coding sequence GTGGGACGGCTCGTTGCAACGGGTGATCCGTGGGAGCCGTTCCAGTTGCTGGACCGCGGCGGCGCGGTCGTCGAGCCGGTGGCGGCGTTCCTGCGCGAGCTGCAGGCGCAAGACCTGTCGGAGTCGACGCTGCGCTCCTACGGCAATGATCTGCTGCTGTGGTGGCGGTGGCTAGCGGCGGTCGAAGTGCCGTGGAACCAGGTGACGCCGGCCGAGGGGCGGGACTTCGCGCGGTGGATGCAGATCGCGGACAAGCCGACCCGGACGCACTGGCGTCACCGTGACGGCAGCCCTGACGGTGCTGATAGACGTGGGCGGGGCTCGGCGACATCGCGGGCCGGGGAGGTGAATCCGCAGACGGGCAAGGCCCAGCCCGGCACGAAGTTCGCGCCGTCGTCGAGGGCGCATGCCGAGACGGTGCTGCGCCGGTTCTATGACTTCCAGCTCGAGGCCGGGACGGGTCCGATCGTGAACCCGTTCCCGCTGGACCGGTTGCGGCGCGCGGGCCGCGCGAACGCCCATCACAATCCGATGGAGCCGTTCCGGCGCGAGCGGGTCGGCCGCTACCGGCCGAAACTGCCAGCCCGGATCCCCAAGCGGGTCCCCGACGACCAGTTCAACAAGATCTTCGCCGGGCTGAAGTATCACCGCGACCGCGCCCTGGTGGCGTTCTGGGTCTCGACCGGCGCCCGGGCCGAGGAACTGCTCGACTCCTTCCAAGACGATGTCGACCCGGGCGAGCAGGTCATCAGCGTGACTCGCAAGGGGAGCCGGGCGACGCAACTGCTGCCGGCCTCGCCAGATGCGTTCGTGTGGTTGCGGCTCTACCAGGAGGAGATCTGGCGCAAGGGCGCTGCCCGCGGCCGCCGTCAGCCGCTCTGGGTCACGCTCCGGCGGCCCTTCCGGCCACTGACCTACCCCGCCGCCCGCGCGATGTTCGCTCGCGCGCAGGAACTGCTGGGCTCGAACTGGACCATCCACGACCTCCGGCACAGCGCGGCCTGGCGGATGAGCCAGGACCCGAACATGCCGATCAGCGATGTTCAGTGGATCCTCGGCCACGCGAGCTTGAGCACCACGCAGCTCTACATCACCCCCAGCCAGGACGAAGTGATCGCCCACGCCCTCGCCCACCACGACCGCAGAAGACAGCAGAAGCCCGTCTCGGTCACGCCTCCGGCCGTCAGCTACAACCCTCGCTCTCTGGACATCCTCTTCGGACGGGACACATGA